A genomic region of Williamwhitmania taraxaci contains the following coding sequences:
- the rpoN gene encoding RNA polymerase factor sigma-54 — translation MVELRQRLQQKLLQKLSPQQIQTIKLLELPTLLLEQRIKKELEENPILEEGHDDDYQDDGEEELTEDSVDKNDDEFTLEDYLNDEDAPSYKLVANNYSKDDKHDDIPFSGGVSFHEYLETQLGLRNLNERQQLLGRYLIGSIDDDGYIRRKLSAVADDIAFALNVETTDDELEEMLYVIHDFDPIGVGARDLQECLLLQIESKDLNHPEIGLARKILKYHFDEFTKKHYEKIQTRLSISEEQLKEALDEILRLNPKPGSAFGDQNSAGAQHITPDFMLEVKEGELSLSLNSRNLPDLKLSREYSQMLESIAHKKGDLTKNEKETFTFVKQKLDSAKWFIEALRQRQNTLLLTINAILDFQREYFMEGDETFLRPMILKDIAKRTGLDISTISRVVNSKYIQTHFGILSLKYFFSEGLQTDSGEEASSREIKSILSTCIEAEDKKRPLTDEALMDILQEKGYQIARRTVSKYREQLDIPVARLRKEL, via the coding sequence ATGGTTGAGCTTAGGCAACGATTACAGCAGAAATTACTTCAGAAGCTTTCCCCGCAACAGATCCAAACGATCAAGTTGCTGGAACTTCCTACTTTGCTGCTTGAGCAACGCATTAAAAAGGAACTCGAAGAGAACCCTATTCTTGAAGAGGGACACGACGACGATTATCAGGATGATGGCGAAGAGGAGCTTACCGAGGATTCGGTCGATAAGAACGACGATGAGTTTACTCTTGAGGATTATCTCAACGACGAGGATGCTCCCTCTTACAAATTGGTGGCCAACAACTACTCCAAAGATGATAAGCATGACGACATACCCTTTTCGGGAGGGGTGTCGTTTCATGAATACCTCGAAACACAACTTGGGTTGCGGAACCTAAATGAACGTCAACAATTGCTGGGGCGCTACCTCATTGGTAGCATCGACGACGATGGTTATATTCGGCGTAAGCTCTCGGCGGTTGCCGACGATATCGCCTTTGCACTTAACGTCGAAACCACCGACGATGAGCTGGAAGAGATGCTTTACGTTATTCACGATTTCGATCCAATTGGAGTGGGTGCTCGTGATTTGCAAGAGTGCCTCCTTCTGCAAATTGAATCGAAGGATCTGAATCATCCCGAGATAGGGCTGGCGCGAAAAATACTAAAATACCACTTCGACGAGTTTACCAAGAAGCATTACGAGAAAATCCAAACACGGCTTAGCATTAGCGAAGAGCAACTAAAAGAAGCGTTGGACGAGATTTTGCGACTAAACCCAAAGCCGGGGAGTGCCTTTGGCGATCAAAATTCTGCCGGAGCGCAGCACATTACCCCCGATTTTATGCTGGAGGTGAAGGAGGGCGAACTCTCCCTTTCATTGAACTCACGCAACTTACCCGATCTGAAGTTGAGCCGGGAGTACTCTCAAATGCTGGAAAGTATTGCGCATAAAAAGGGAGATTTAACGAAGAACGAAAAGGAGACCTTTACCTTTGTAAAGCAGAAGTTGGATTCGGCTAAGTGGTTTATCGAAGCATTGAGGCAGCGCCAAAACACGCTTCTGCTTACCATAAATGCTATTCTCGATTTTCAACGCGAATATTTTATGGAGGGCGACGAAACCTTTCTCCGTCCAATGATACTGAAGGATATTGCCAAGCGAACCGGGCTCGATATCTCCACTATTTCGCGGGTAGTAAACAGCAAGTACATCCAGACCCACTTTGGCATTCTCTCGCTGAAATATTTCTTTTCCGAAGGTCTCCAAACTGATAGTGGCGAAGAGGCTTCCTCGAGAGAGATTAAATCGATTCTCTCAACGTGTATTGAAGCGGAGGATAAGAAGCGACCACTAACCGACGAGGCGCTTATGGATATTCTGCAAGAGAAGGGATACCAGATTGCTCGCCGAACGGTTTCTAAATATCGGGAACAGCTGGACATACCGGTTGCGCGGCTTCGCAAGGAGTTGTAA
- a CDS encoding glycosyltransferase, with the protein MNPKTAFICPLSWGLGHATRCIPVVLALKNAGFMVVIGGNGRSGLLLQQRFPELKFIPAPFREIKIHAGLPAWASVILQLPAMILELTKEQVFVRSVVEKENVSVIISDNRYGLYSSKVTSVLITHQLRVMQPTLLKPFQLFSTWLIKRLTKRFSEIWVPDFSGKENLSGLLSHGVGHQDKIRFIGPLSRFCEKDKANAIIPNKIVVIISGPDPARQTFVDHVVKEAVKSNRLITIVGGQPEKETAQSVGPVTLYSHLNDESFAWEVTTAEYIIASGGYSTIMDLVSLGCRATLIPFKGQTEQEYLAARLHNNGVFSTVNHNKLDLSQITTWGLSNRKNNQPKNQFEKGAELQDAVNELLLQC; encoded by the coding sequence TTGAACCCAAAGACCGCATTCATTTGCCCACTCAGCTGGGGTCTTGGCCATGCAACCCGATGCATTCCGGTTGTGTTGGCGTTAAAAAATGCGGGGTTCATGGTTGTGATTGGAGGCAATGGTCGATCGGGATTACTGCTACAGCAACGCTTTCCTGAGTTAAAATTTATTCCTGCACCATTTCGCGAAATTAAAATCCATGCCGGACTCCCGGCATGGGCCAGCGTAATATTACAACTCCCGGCTATGATCCTTGAATTAACTAAGGAACAGGTGTTTGTAAGGAGTGTGGTGGAAAAGGAAAATGTAAGTGTTATCATCTCCGACAATCGCTACGGACTATATTCTTCGAAGGTAACATCAGTCCTAATCACTCACCAGCTTCGGGTGATGCAACCAACTCTTTTAAAACCATTTCAGCTATTTTCGACTTGGTTAATTAAACGGCTTACGAAACGCTTTTCAGAAATATGGGTTCCCGATTTCAGCGGAAAAGAGAATCTTAGTGGACTTCTCTCCCATGGCGTGGGCCACCAAGATAAGATCCGGTTTATCGGACCCCTTTCCCGTTTTTGCGAAAAGGATAAAGCCAATGCGATAATTCCCAACAAAATTGTAGTAATAATTTCGGGTCCCGATCCGGCACGGCAAACATTTGTAGATCACGTTGTAAAGGAGGCGGTGAAAAGTAATAGGCTAATTACCATAGTAGGTGGTCAGCCGGAAAAAGAAACCGCGCAGAGCGTTGGGCCCGTTACCCTATACTCCCACCTCAACGATGAGTCCTTTGCCTGGGAAGTAACCACTGCCGAATATATCATTGCCAGCGGCGGATACAGCACTATTATGGATTTAGTAAGCCTTGGATGCCGCGCCACGCTCATACCGTTTAAGGGGCAAACCGAACAAGAATACCTTGCTGCTCGGCTTCACAACAACGGGGTTTTTTCAACAGTAAATCACAATAAATTAGACCTTTCCCAAATTACCACTTGGGGTTTATCCAACCGCAAAAACAACCAACCTAAAAATCAATTTGAAAAGGGAGCGGAACTTCAAGATGCCGTTAACGAGTTGTTACTACAGTGCTAA
- a CDS encoding radical SAM protein — translation MSTFLFDKIIFGPVNSRRLGVSLGINLLPTTVKVCSFNCIYCECGWNGSNKSHEKLPTRAEVARTLEAKLQEMILANKLPDVITFAGNGEPTLHPEFAEIIDDTIELRNRFCPKAKVAVLSNATRIDRDKVFNALLKVDQNILKLDTASDSIANVLNQPTQAYSVAQKVEELKRFKGKFILQTLFIQGDYNGTTIDNSTAEEVDKWLKIVDLLKPSEVMVYTISRDTPAEGLRKVSTKRLNEIAQLVENLGVAVSVSS, via the coding sequence ATGTCCACATTTCTCTTCGATAAAATTATTTTTGGCCCGGTAAACAGCCGAAGGCTAGGAGTATCGCTAGGAATAAACCTCTTGCCCACAACCGTGAAGGTATGCAGTTTCAACTGTATTTACTGCGAATGCGGCTGGAATGGCTCTAACAAATCGCACGAAAAGTTGCCAACAAGAGCAGAAGTGGCCCGTACCCTGGAGGCGAAACTTCAGGAAATGATTCTCGCCAATAAGCTCCCCGACGTAATTACCTTTGCCGGAAATGGCGAGCCCACCCTTCACCCCGAATTTGCAGAAATTATCGACGACACCATAGAATTGCGCAACCGGTTTTGTCCCAAAGCAAAAGTTGCCGTTCTTTCGAACGCCACACGAATCGATCGCGACAAAGTGTTTAATGCCCTGCTGAAGGTCGACCAAAACATTCTGAAACTCGATACCGCCTCCGATTCTATCGCTAACGTGCTTAATCAACCAACACAAGCCTATAGTGTTGCCCAAAAAGTAGAGGAGCTGAAACGCTTCAAAGGCAAATTCATCCTACAAACCCTTTTTATTCAGGGAGATTACAACGGAACCACCATCGATAACTCTACCGCCGAAGAGGTTGATAAATGGCTGAAGATAGTGGACCTGCTTAAACCCTCGGAAGTTATGGTCTACACCATCTCCCGCGATACTCCAGCCGAAGGGCTTAGGAAGGTTTCTACTAAACGGCTGAACGAGATAGCCCAACTAGTCGAAAACCTAGGAGTTGCAGTATCGGTTTCGTCCTAA
- a CDS encoding hemerythrin domain-containing protein gives MAKSEKHKGELDYSTVVTINAKRYRELVAKVESLANTENGFDGDVFYVLANYAEGSLLDEELALMKADVATRQEHHLHHQKFLARLDQIRKGLEQGNPQINKEIVAFLDGWYNEHFVGFHGLSM, from the coding sequence ATGGCAAAAAGCGAAAAACACAAAGGAGAATTGGACTATAGCACTGTGGTTACCATAAATGCTAAGCGCTACCGTGAACTTGTTGCCAAGGTTGAATCTCTCGCCAACACTGAGAATGGATTTGACGGCGATGTTTTCTATGTGTTAGCAAACTATGCAGAAGGCTCGCTTCTCGACGAGGAACTTGCCTTAATGAAGGCGGATGTGGCTACGCGCCAAGAACATCACTTGCACCATCAAAAATTTCTGGCCCGCTTGGATCAGATACGAAAGGGACTAGAACAGGGGAATCCACAGATAAACAAAGAGATCGTAGCTTTTCTCGATGGCTGGTATAATGAGCACTTTGTAGGATTTCATGGGTTAAGTATGTAA